One genomic region from Yersinia canariae encodes:
- the ydiK gene encoding AI-2E family transporter YdiK: MNYPQLRRLDLPKLMFGVMFIMIMIIASVWVVQPFIMGFAWAGMVVIATWPLLIRLQNVLWGKRWLAVIIMTLLLILLFVIPIALLVSSLVENSGPLIQWASSPSNLKIPDVTWLKSIPMVGNKLYSSWNSLIAGGGNVLIAKVQPYIGASVTWLVAQAAHIGYFLIHLALMVLFSILLYFHGEQVGLGIRHFAVRAADKRGDAVVVLAAKAIRAVALGVVVTALVQAVLGGIGLAIAGIQYATLFTVLMFICCVAQLGPLLILIPAVIWLYWTGDSTWGTILLVWSCIVGTMDNVLRPYLIRMEADMPMILILSGVIGGLLSFGMIGLFIGPVVLAISYRLTSAWVNEAPEPEESITEVVKHLEEL, encoded by the coding sequence ATGAATTACCCGCAACTACGTCGTCTCGATTTACCTAAACTGATGTTTGGGGTGATGTTCATTATGATAATGATTATCGCCAGTGTTTGGGTGGTGCAGCCTTTTATTATGGGCTTTGCCTGGGCTGGCATGGTGGTCATTGCCACTTGGCCGCTGCTGATTAGGCTACAAAATGTGCTTTGGGGCAAACGCTGGTTGGCCGTCATTATTATGACCCTCTTGCTGATTTTACTGTTTGTTATCCCCATTGCACTGTTAGTCAGTAGCTTGGTTGAGAACAGCGGCCCGCTTATCCAGTGGGCATCCAGCCCCTCTAATTTGAAAATACCCGATGTCACCTGGTTGAAATCAATACCCATGGTGGGCAACAAGTTGTATAGCAGCTGGAATTCATTGATTGCGGGGGGCGGGAATGTGCTTATCGCCAAAGTTCAGCCCTATATCGGTGCCTCCGTAACTTGGTTGGTCGCGCAAGCCGCTCACATTGGCTATTTTTTGATTCATTTGGCACTGATGGTGCTGTTTAGTATTTTGCTCTATTTCCATGGCGAGCAGGTCGGCTTGGGTATCCGCCATTTTGCGGTGCGGGCTGCTGATAAACGCGGTGATGCGGTAGTTGTACTGGCGGCAAAAGCGATTCGAGCAGTGGCATTGGGGGTGGTAGTGACCGCATTGGTACAAGCCGTGTTGGGCGGGATTGGCCTGGCCATTGCCGGGATTCAATACGCGACGTTGTTTACAGTATTAATGTTTATTTGCTGTGTGGCGCAACTCGGGCCACTGCTGATACTGATCCCCGCGGTCATCTGGCTCTACTGGACCGGTGACTCAACCTGGGGCACGATATTGCTGGTATGGAGTTGTATCGTCGGAACAATGGATAACGTCTTGCGGCCTTACCTGATTCGTATGGAAGCAGATATGCCGATGATATTAATTCTGTCCGGCGTTATTGGCGGCTTGCTGTCATTTGGCATGATTGGCTTGTTTATTGGCCCAGTCGTGCTGGCTATCTCCTATCGATTGACATCAGCTTGGGTCAATGAAGCGCCGGAACCCGAAGAAAGCATTACCGAAGTCGTTAAACATTTAGAAGAGCTTTGA
- the ydiJ gene encoding D-2-hydroxyglutarate dehydrogenase YdiJ, whose protein sequence is MIPQISQAPGVIQLVLDFLDALKQNGFTGDNATNYADRLTMATDNSIYQLLPDAVIFPRSTADVALIGRLAGQENFKSLVFTPRGGGTGTNGQALNTGIVVDMSRHMNRILEINVEQGWVRVEAGVIKDQLNQYLRPFGYFFSPELSTSNRATLGGMINTDASGQGSLVYGKTSDHVLGLRAILLGGEMLDTRAMPTSLAQTIAQEDSVTGRIYQTVLNRCRDQRALILEKFPKLNRFLTGYDLRHVFSDDLQIFDLTRILTGSEGTLAFIAEATLDITPLPKVRRLVNVKYDSFDSALRNAPFMVEAKALSVETVDSKVLNLAKEDIVWHSVKELITDVPDKEMLGLNIVEFAGDDKALIDSQMESLCQRLDDLMAASEGGVIGYQICSDLAGIERIYGMRKKAVGLLGNSKGRAKPIPFAEDTCVPPQHLADYIVEFRQLLDSHHLTYGMFGHVDAGVLHVRPALDMCSPQQEMLMKQISDQVVQLTARYGGLLWGEHGKGFRAEYSPEFFGDVLYHELRQIKSAFDPDNRLNPGKICSPLGSDAPMMKVDSPDKRGTMDRRIPLDVRTSFRGAMECNGNGLCFNFDARSPMCPSMKITGDRIHSPKGRATLVREWLRLLSEQGVDPVALENGLATKRPSLRGLIEKTRNTWHASKGDYDFSHEVKDAMSGCLACKACSTQCPIKIDVPGFRSRFLQLYHTRYHRPLRDYVVAGVEDYAPLMAKAPKVFNFFLKQPWVGALSRKSIGMVDLPQLSSPTLKQSLSGHYASTMTLEQLEKLPESERSQHVLIVQDPFTSYYDAQVVADFVRLVEKLGFNPVLLPFSPNGKAQHIKGFLQRFAKTARKTADFLNRIALLGMPMVGVDPALVLCYRDEYKEILGDSRGDFNVQLVHEWLQVAVVELPEQQMTGESWYLFGHCTETTALPASSQHWASIFSRYGAKLENISVGCCGMAGTYGHEAKNIDNSLGIYALSWQQALQKLPSKRCLATGYSCRSQVKRIEGNGLRHPLQALLELV, encoded by the coding sequence ATGATCCCACAGATTTCTCAAGCGCCGGGCGTTATTCAATTGGTGCTGGATTTTTTGGATGCTTTGAAGCAAAACGGATTTACCGGCGATAACGCCACTAATTATGCCGATCGCCTGACAATGGCGACAGACAACAGTATTTATCAACTGCTGCCCGATGCTGTCATTTTTCCGCGTTCAACTGCGGATGTTGCATTAATTGGCCGTTTGGCCGGGCAGGAGAATTTTAAATCATTGGTCTTCACCCCACGCGGTGGCGGAACCGGGACGAATGGCCAGGCATTGAACACGGGTATTGTGGTGGATATGTCACGCCATATGAACCGGATACTCGAGATCAATGTCGAGCAAGGTTGGGTGCGGGTTGAAGCTGGCGTCATTAAAGACCAGCTTAATCAATACCTGCGGCCATTTGGCTATTTCTTCTCACCGGAATTATCTACCAGTAATCGCGCCACATTGGGGGGCATGATTAACACGGATGCCTCCGGTCAGGGCTCCTTGGTCTATGGCAAAACGTCCGACCATGTCCTTGGGCTGCGCGCTATTTTACTGGGTGGTGAGATGTTGGACACCCGCGCGATGCCGACGTCGCTGGCACAAACGATTGCGCAGGAGGATTCCGTCACCGGCCGAATTTACCAGACCGTGCTCAATCGCTGTCGTGACCAACGCGCGCTCATTCTGGAGAAATTTCCTAAATTAAATCGCTTCCTGACGGGTTATGACTTGCGTCACGTGTTCAGTGATGATCTGCAAATATTTGATTTAACTCGCATTCTAACCGGCTCTGAAGGTACGCTTGCCTTTATTGCCGAGGCGACATTGGATATTACGCCGCTGCCGAAGGTTCGCCGCTTAGTGAATGTGAAGTATGACTCTTTTGATTCCGCACTGCGCAATGCCCCTTTTATGGTGGAAGCCAAAGCGCTGTCGGTGGAAACCGTAGACTCCAAAGTCCTCAATCTGGCGAAAGAGGATATTGTTTGGCACTCGGTCAAAGAACTGATTACTGATGTTCCTGATAAAGAGATGCTGGGGCTGAACATTGTTGAGTTCGCTGGTGATGATAAGGCGCTGATTGACAGCCAAATGGAGTCCCTTTGTCAGCGGTTGGACGATTTAATGGCGGCCAGTGAGGGCGGGGTGATTGGCTATCAGATTTGCAGTGATTTAGCCGGAATTGAGCGTATTTATGGTATGCGCAAAAAGGCGGTAGGGTTGCTCGGAAACAGTAAAGGGCGGGCTAAACCTATCCCATTTGCCGAAGATACCTGTGTGCCGCCACAACATTTAGCCGATTATATCGTTGAATTTCGTCAATTATTGGATAGTCATCATCTGACCTATGGCATGTTTGGGCATGTAGACGCGGGGGTGTTGCATGTCCGTCCAGCACTGGATATGTGCTCTCCGCAGCAAGAAATGCTGATGAAGCAGATTTCGGACCAAGTGGTGCAGTTGACGGCGCGCTATGGCGGGTTGTTGTGGGGCGAGCATGGTAAAGGATTCCGTGCAGAATACAGCCCTGAGTTCTTTGGTGACGTGCTTTATCATGAATTGCGACAGATAAAATCAGCATTTGACCCCGATAACCGGCTCAATCCGGGGAAGATTTGCTCTCCATTGGGTAGCGATGCTCCGATGATGAAAGTCGACTCGCCGGATAAACGCGGCACCATGGACCGGCGTATTCCTTTGGATGTCAGAACCTCATTTCGTGGGGCGATGGAGTGCAATGGCAACGGGTTATGTTTCAACTTTGATGCTCGTAGCCCAATGTGCCCGTCAATGAAGATAACCGGTGACCGAATTCACTCGCCAAAAGGGCGGGCAACTTTGGTGCGCGAATGGTTACGGCTGCTATCCGAGCAAGGGGTTGACCCGGTGGCGTTGGAGAATGGGCTGGCGACTAAGCGGCCGAGTTTACGCGGGTTAATCGAAAAAACGCGAAATACCTGGCATGCCAGCAAAGGGGATTATGATTTCTCTCATGAAGTCAAAGACGCGATGTCCGGTTGCCTGGCATGTAAAGCTTGCTCGACGCAATGCCCGATAAAGATTGATGTGCCGGGGTTCCGCTCCCGCTTCTTGCAGTTGTATCACACTCGCTATCATCGTCCGCTGCGTGATTATGTTGTCGCGGGGGTGGAAGACTATGCCCCGTTGATGGCTAAAGCGCCCAAAGTGTTTAACTTCTTCCTCAAGCAACCTTGGGTTGGCGCGTTAAGCCGCAAAAGCATCGGCATGGTGGATCTCCCGCAGCTTTCCAGCCCAACATTGAAGCAGTCATTATCCGGTCATTATGCCAGCACTATGACATTGGAACAGTTGGAAAAACTGCCCGAGTCTGAGCGCAGCCAGCATGTCTTAATAGTGCAAGACCCCTTTACCAGTTACTACGATGCCCAGGTTGTGGCCGATTTTGTCCGGCTGGTGGAGAAACTGGGGTTCAATCCGGTATTGCTACCATTCTCGCCCAACGGTAAAGCGCAGCATATCAAAGGGTTCCTGCAACGTTTTGCCAAAACGGCGCGGAAAACCGCAGATTTTCTGAATCGCATTGCTTTATTGGGGATGCCAATGGTCGGGGTTGATCCGGCGCTGGTGCTGTGTTATCGCGATGAATATAAAGAGATTCTGGGTGATAGCCGGGGTGATTTTAATGTGCAACTGGTTCATGAGTGGCTACAGGTGGCAGTGGTTGAACTGCCCGAACAACAAATGACCGGTGAATCTTGGTATCTGTTCGGCCATTGCACCGAAACCACCGCACTGCCTGCCAGTAGCCAGCACTGGGCTTCGATATTTTCCCGCTATGGTGCTAAGCTGGAAAATATCAGCGTTGGCTGCTGTGGCATGGCCGGAACCTATGGTCACGAAGCAAAAAACATCGATAATTCATTAGGTATTTATGCATTATCCTGGCAGCAGGCATTGCAAAAGTTGCCGAGTAAACGTTGTTTGGCCACCGGTTATTCTTGCCGCAGTCAAGTTAAGCGCATTGAAGGCAACGGGCTGCGGCATCCATTGCAGGCGCTGCTTGAACTGGTTTAA
- a CDS encoding hotdog fold thioesterase, whose translation MLWKRTATLEQLNQQSQDCMVGHLGIEFTRLSDDELEATMPVDNRTTQPFGLLHGGASVVLAESLGSMAGYLCTTEGQHIVGLEINANHLKAVRSGKVRGCCRAIHVGRRHQVWQIEIFDQQNRLCCTSRLTTAVLSPTE comes from the coding sequence ATGTTATGGAAACGCACGGCGACACTGGAACAGCTAAATCAACAGAGCCAAGATTGCATGGTCGGGCATTTAGGCATTGAATTTACACGACTTTCCGATGACGAACTGGAAGCCACTATGCCGGTAGATAACCGGACAACGCAACCCTTTGGCCTGCTGCATGGCGGGGCGTCAGTGGTGTTGGCGGAATCACTGGGTTCAATGGCCGGGTATTTATGTACCACTGAGGGGCAGCATATAGTGGGGTTGGAGATCAATGCCAATCACCTGAAAGCCGTGCGGTCTGGAAAGGTTCGTGGTTGTTGTCGTGCTATTCATGTCGGCCGCCGTCATCAGGTTTGGCAGATTGAGATTTTTGATCAACAAAATCGCCTGTGTTGTACTTCCCGCTTAACAACTGCGGTGCTATCGCCCACGGAATAA
- the sufA gene encoding Fe-S cluster assembly scaffold SufA, whose translation MQQESVGTFSLDDNVWQGVTITDSAAAQITRLMQQDPEIKGLQLGVKQSGCAGFAYVMDMAKEPASDALVFEQGSARLYVPLKAMPFIDGTEVDYVREGLNQIFKFNNPKAQHSCGCGESFGV comes from the coding sequence ATGCAACAGGAATCAGTCGGGACGTTTTCCCTCGATGATAATGTTTGGCAAGGCGTTACGATAACAGACAGTGCAGCAGCACAAATTACGCGGCTCATGCAGCAAGACCCTGAAATAAAAGGGTTGCAGCTTGGGGTCAAGCAATCCGGGTGTGCCGGTTTTGCTTATGTCATGGATATGGCTAAGGAGCCAGCTAGCGACGCACTGGTTTTCGAGCAAGGTAGCGCCCGACTTTACGTGCCGTTGAAAGCGATGCCATTTATCGATGGCACCGAGGTGGATTATGTCCGCGAAGGACTCAATCAGATTTTTAAATTTAATAATCCTAAAGCTCAGCATTCCTGCGGGTGCGGCGAGAGCTTTGGCGTTTGA